TTTCAGAATCTCCATTCGCTTCGAAAACTAGCACTTATTGGATTAGATAAGTTGACATATTTGCCTCCATTACCCTTCCTTACATCTCTGTTTATAGAAGGGTGTTCAGGACTCACGACTTTGGAAGAGTGGATGCCTAACCTCACATCACTTCAGAGTTTAAGCATCTTCgattttgggaatttggtttCTTTATCAAATGGGCTGCAAGGACTCACGGCACTTACAGATTTGTGCACTATGCGCTGTAAGAATTTGAAATCTTTCCCAGATGAAGGACTGGAACGGCTCACTGCTCTTCAATCTTTGAGTATCTCTGCTTGCTATCTAGATCTACATAGACAATGTAGGAATGAGGAAGGACACTACTGGGAGAAGATTTTACACATTCCACACCTTCGCAGTTTAGTATTTTTCGTCTGATCTACTTGGTTGTTTGTTTTGCAGGTTCCCTCGACCATGCACATGTTGCTGTTGTAAGCGAGCATACGGAAAGCAATATATGAAGGTATCAAAATCACTCTTGCAAATATTGTTGTGATATCGAAGGCCTTTTTTTTTGCAGGTCTTACTATGCATAATCGAGTTTTGCAAATCTTAAAATTGTTCTTTATTTAGGTTGTTGTTGCATCACCTCTTGCTGATCGTGTTTGTATAATTGTTGTTTCTTAATTTTTCTCATTTTATGTTTTCTGTTGGTTGTTTGTTTGACCAAACAAGGTAATAAAAGAGATCTTTGGCGTTATTTCTGTAAATTTTTATCTGATGAAATGGTGGCGTATTATCTCTACATTAATGTTACAAGTTTTCAGAATTTTGTTTTGGCTAATTTTgaatcagtttttttttcttctaaaaaattTAAATGGAAAATAAGGTTCACTTCAGATTTAGTGCACAAGGTGCAGACTTAGATGAGATACTTTAATAAAGGTCTCCATGTTGCTTCTCTTCTACGATTTTTTCCCTCGCAGCTTAGTATTTTTCATCTGATCTACTTGGTTGGTTGTTTTGCAGGTTCCCTCTACCATGTACACGTTGATGTTGTAAGCGAAGGCTTTTTTTTGCAGACAAAATCAACCACTTTGTTCGGCCAACTGACACGTTTACAAGGCTTAAATAATGAGAAGAGCGGCTGGAGAATGATTTTAGGCCTTGGATTTTGGGCTCTACAGGTTTTGAAACCAATTTTTCTCGCAGATATCAGAAGAAGTGAACATGATTGACACTGCATCTCCCCTGCCATAAAAATCAGGTAATTCTTCATTCAATggaaaaattgctatgcgtttCCTTATGAATTCATTTTCTTCGTTGATCGTTAGTATGATATCTAGaccagaaatcatcaaaccatcaaGAACTAATGTCTAAGAAAATCATAATTTACTTTGGTgtgttttctcttattctttacatcaaatttttattgtttaatGTTGATTTTGTGACGCTCGCATctcattctttctttttgtgttcaaAGTTGGATACTTCAATGTTGTGCTTAATCTACTTAAGTGTGTGTGCAAGGTATCCTTATAATACACtatggaaaaagaaaagaaaaaatcaaatagtgGAACATGGATAAAGAAACTTTAATTTCATGCATCTGACTcactttgatatttttttctttttttttttttgtgggtttgagTTGAGACAGGATTCGACTAGGAGAAATAGTGGAACGTGGATAACGAAACTATTGGCAGAAGACGAGAAAGGAAATCAATTTCCGGACGACGTTCCCCCAGTGTTATTGCATGTCTGATGGGTCTTGATATGCCGCCACCTAAGCAACAACCTCATAAAGTGGACAAGGTTTTTAGAGAGTTATCAAAGGAGAACTGCAACTATTGGTTTCGTGGAGAAAAACTACTCCTCGCAATATGCTAGGTCACCAAACATCACATGTTGTAAAACATGGTAACTCAATAAATGCTACGAAAACAACAAGTTCGATGGTAAGTGAGGCTAAGATGGAAGACATAAGGAAGAAGTCATGGATGTCAAACGTCTCTCTACTTACAGCCATGGAACACATGAGCATGGGTAGATGCTGCCAGTGTCGTTGGTCTCTTTATCAAATGAGAGAATATTACATCTTCTTTGAGCGGAAGGCGTAAAAAGTTAgagttgattttgattttcttattCTGACATGGAAGGAACAAAATGTGCGATTTTTTTGGTCGCATAAAATTTGAGTTCATGGGGTAGATGTAAAGGCAGTGAtgaactactccctccgtttcaaaaagattTGAACCATTTCTTGCATATGACTCACTTAGATATTTTTTTGTTTGTAGTTTGGGTTCTACTAAGAAACTATtggcagaagaaaaaaaaggaaatcaattTTTATTCCTTACCAAATACTTGCTTCTTGTTATATTGCAACATGAGCAGACACCGAAATGATGGTTTTGTACGTAAAAGCGGGGTCACGGCGAAATGAGAGGAGTTGGATTACTATGACCACCAAAGACGTTACCAGTATATGTAGTATGGTAATCTCTTCTATTACCCTATGGTACTGTCATGCATGTTCCAAACTGTTAGTGATATCACAGGTAGATATTCATTCCATCCAACAGCTGTTGCACAGTAATTACTGAGTTTATTTTTGTTCTAGGAGACCGGTTTGTATCCGATGAGCAGCtgatttcatttgagtcatttttgtTACAGTTGAGAAAGGTTATGTCCTTTTGTTTGGTCCTCATTTGACTGATAATTTAAAACTTAAAGCAGTTGTAAGTGTATCCCGTATTATTTCAGGTAAAGCTGTGATACATTTATAAATACTGTGATCAAAGTAATAACATGTTTCTTTCGAAATAAAATTCTACTTGACATTGTTTTGTACACTTTATTAGTGTCGTGATGAATTGGTTTTGCAGGCCATATATTTCTTAGGACGAAGGAATAAGCATACTATTTTCCGATGGACAAACAGACGTTGCCAATGTATACGAAAAGAGCATAGTATGAGTATCATTGAATCAATGATCTATAATCCATAAGTTAGACAATGAGGGTTTTGTACAAATGTAAAACTTATTGTACTAACTACTAAGATCACTTGAGGACGCACGTAGTAAACCATGTGTCAGTTATCAACTTCAAAATGCTTGCTGAGGATTGACAAAAGATTGGTCGACAATCTGCCGGTACAATTTCAGCTCAAGCAATAATCCAATTAAATGGAACTAAATTTTCACCTCAGCTGTTTCAGTTACGGCTACAACTTTCCGAGCTGCCAATACTCACATTTCGATGCAATAGGTGAAACCCGTCTCTACATTTTCAGCACAAAGAATATTTCAATTAATGACGTGCTCTTCTTGTTTACTTGCAACCATGCAATTTGAAATTTTGAAGTGCAATGTTAATGACGTGCTCCTCTTGTTTTCTTGCAGCATAATCATCTCAAGTGTAATGTTTCTTTGCAGCTGGTACTGTTTAGTCTGGACAGGGCCGTACCAAGCTTATAGGAAAGATAGGCAATTGCCTAGGCCCCCCGGATGATAGGGGCCcccatttttttttccatttttctttatATGTATACTACTAATAGCCGTACATTCACCCGTCCgagtgaaaaagaaaagaaagaaagaaactacTGATAGCCCATTTCTTAACTATTTTGGCCCATTGGAACATTGTATTGTTATCCCATCCCACTGTCTAGTATATACGAAAGTGAAAACCTAACTGTCTAAATTCATTTACACAAATTGATTTCGTCATTCGTGAAAAGGTTGTCTCTGCATCTCTCGACATTCACCTCGGTATGGTAAGTTCATCGATTAGAAATATTTCGACACAAGATtcttcaattttgtatttatttatgTTTAAATCTACATGACATCAATGTATACGGGTACAAATTTTTTAAGATCAGATGTTGACGGTACTGATTTTCATCAATTGCTATTTATGATTTCATAATAACAACGTTTTTCGAAGAATTGATTCACAATTGGTAATCCCATAACCATAATTAACAATTGAACATTTGACTAGTTTTACTGGATTGATTCGCATCGAACAGgcaagaaaaatcaaattttcgtAAATTAATTACTTTTGCCTAGTAGTTTCCATTTGAAAATTCTATTACAtacttatgtttgttttttttcttttcttggaaaCATACTTTTGTTATCGATTTTTTTACTTTTaaacaaaatttgaatttttatttGAGGGCCCTATTTTCGCTCTTCGCCTAGGGCCCCTAAAAATCTTGGTACGGCCCTGTAGAAAACTCATCCATTGGTAAGAAGATGGGAAAATCCACTCTGTTAAGAGAATCATTGTACCTAGCCAGAATTGAGCTTTCCAATTGAGATGGAAAATTAGCATTATTTGAAGACGGAACTCTGAATAATTAGCTTCacaattagtttggttgtagttAACTATAGAGTTGAATAAGCCATGATAGTTATTGATAGCTGTAACACAAGAACTCTGATTAATTTACTCTGTGCCTATGTGACTATGTTCTTACAAAATTTTACCGATGAGTGAATGTAATTGTATCACTAGCATAACATGCGGAGTTTCATATTTGGACCCCCTAAAATCATCGATAGACGACTATGTTATGAAGTAAGCACAAGAGAGAATCCCTCAAACTTCTGAGAGAACTCTCACCTTCCACCTTTTGGTTCCATATATATTCCACTCCAATATGCCTCACATTCTCAGATAGCAAATAGACCAAATGACCAACAAATGGTACATTAAGAAAGCAATATAGCCTATAATGGCAACAGTAATCTGTATCTACTCATTGAGACAATGTTAAAAAGTTGCAATCCCAATGGAACTTGAAACCCATATAAATATACATAATACTACTTCTGAAGCCCATTGAAGCTTACCAGTTAAAAGTGTCCAGGGATCTCATTTTGCTAGCAGCATTGTCGTCAAATCACCACGGCTTTCTTTCTCCTCGATTTCAGATGAGTTCAAAAAATTTACATCTTCTTCTCCAAATTCTTTTAATGAAATTAAGGTGTTCTTGTGAGGGATTATTTGAAGAAACGTACCGAAATCCACAAGCTTTTTCAATGTCGAAGCTATTGGGTCATAGATATCAAGAGACCTCCAATTGTAACATAAAACACCACCACTCTTGGTAAAGGCTAACGGAGTACTCTCGCGAAGATTAAACTCTTTCCTCCAGCACAATGGCTCATCTTCCACCTGCTCTTTCATGTCAAGATTATTATTCTTCTCTTTTAGCAACCATATGTTAGAAGATGAGCTCAAGTAATGTCTGGTTTCATAACATAAAACCCCGCCCACCTCTCCTGTAGTGCAGTACATATAGTCTTGTGGCAAAGGAGGTGGTGTAATATGTTTACGAAACTTCTCCTCAGCCAAATCAAAGGCCATCACCCTTCCTTCTATTGCAGTCTTCCAAAGCAGGGCTCCGTTCACAAAGACACAACGACTAGTTTCTATATTGAAAGATTTAGAATCCAACCTCCCAACATTTTTCCACCCATTGCCGCCGCCAAGTGTGTATACCGCAACCTCTATAAAATCAGATTCTGCACTCAGCTTATACAATTCAACAACTTTATACTCATTCGTTAAAGGAAGGTAACCAAATCCGCTTGAACGATAAATCCAGTGCCGATCACAATCTCTGTTAACGCTCGGAAGAAGAACATATTCTCTCGTCAAcgggttacaaatacaagcagTATGATTATGGCAATCATATAGGCAGACTAAACCATTAAACGAACCAATAAACTTATACGGATCTGGAAATGGAGGGGTTAGATTGAACCTTCTAATACAATCAACATGTGTCTCATTAAACTCAAAGTAGTAAAGTTGATGATTCCTATCTCTGACAAGAAAACTCAACTTACCAGGATCAGCTGATTGATTAACACGAGCTAAATGCAATTGAGAGAATGATGGATGATGAGAAACCAAATTCCTCCATGATCTGCAAATTAATTTGCAGTCTAATGCCGATTCAATCGGTAAACGAGATATAATTTCAAGTTGAATGTCAGCTGGGAGACGATTGAAGTACCCCATTGAATTGGAGAAGAGGGACTTACAGACAGATGAAGTAAAAACTTAATTTCAGGGTTGCAAAAATTGGGAACTCTGGCTATGGAGAGAGACTAAAAGTCAAGGGCGCGGAGTGTTTTTGAGAAAGAAACCTGTTCCCCAGTAGAAGTAATTATTTGCGAGGAATATATTCCAATTTTCACCCAAAGATACGAACCGGATTGTCTGCTACTTTGACTTCACACAATTTTCTTGTTGGAACATGTAAGCTCTTTTCTCACGGGCCCATTCGTAATTAAAGACACACTAAACCCaattagctttttttttttctaatacgAAAGAAATAATATTGATAATGAGCTTAAGAGCTAGAGTTTAACAAAGTTTCATCAGCTGTAATAGCTGATTTTAACCAGGTTGGCAAATTATGTAACCAATCCTGGGAACTAGTAAAAGATAAAGCATTTTTCGTAATAGTGTCTGTCACATTATTCCCTTCACGATGAACAAAAGTACATGTCCATGTGTTAAaactttttaaaagaaaaaccgaGTCTCTTATTATGCCTGCATTGGTCCAATTCACTATTCCTTTGGTTCCATTGATTGCTTTCACCACTCTCTGGCTATCTCCCTCTAAATGAAGCTTTGTTACACCTTTATCTTTGGCCCATCGACACTaaacccaattagttcaaagaaatCCTACCAGGCAACTTTATGTAACAAGGTGATCGACACTGAGTGGATGCATTTTTAAGCGCAAGTATAAACTCCAACCAGAACATGCGTAGGTATAATCTCCCCGTGATACCGTGCGGTGTTAAAATATACGCAGTAGCGGGTCACTAATGTAGGTACTGAAAACAGGTTCGCCACGTGGCCGCACATGAAAGCACAAAATAGGACTGAAGAATCTCACTTAAAGATCTcagtcagtgacttgtcaaatcaaatgtcagaattacctcGCCACTAACTACTAACACAAAGCACAAAGCATCCTAAAACGAAGTACCTCGTATAAGGAATCTAAACTGCAAAGAATCAGTTGGAGTACCCGGCAAGACATCAACCACGAAATAAAGATGGACGAAGTAAAGTTACTTGGTTAGAAAGATAAACTGTGAAGTAAGTAAATTATGGAGCAAAAAAGGAGATAGTTGTCCCGACAAACACCCGAAGTTGTCAGCGAAAGAAAGGGGAAAACTTCATGGAAAACGAtatgggcgaagtataaagcatctcCACGAGATCCCGGCGAAGAAAAATGAGTTGTACATCATTAGGGTTGATCGgtctataaataggggtccttggGCAATGTATGGGGGGTCGGATTCTTTGGAGAGAGAGCTTTGCTTAGAgtgagagattagggtttccttgtactcaaaaaattatatttttcactATTCGGAATAGTTAATCAATAAATAATTTCTATTCAAAacctttatcatgtcttagatccgtttcttttcttacttgggtgtgctactgggtttccagtagttacattttcGCGTCCAGAAACATGGACTTAGATCGGGGATTCATCCTTATCTAAGAGTTTGAGAAAGGTTGAAATTGCTTTGAAATTGTAGAAATTAGAGATTTTGGCGAGTtgttttaaaattagggttttgtagatCTTAAACGATTCATTGTAGTCAAGGCTAGAAATCTAGGAGAGAGAGTGATCCATGGGTATTGCATCGGAAGATTGAAGGCAAGAAATTAGTCGTAGTCGGAAGAGATTGAACCAAGGATCAGTTGATGGCCTGAACACCAGATCGAACAAGGCACTTGATAGCGACAAGAAGAAGCAAACGTTTGGAAGCAAAGagaggaggaagaatggaaagGGGAGAAACATCGATTGCAGGGGAAACAAGGGGTTAACCAACGAAGGAATAATCAGACCGATGAAGATGACTTTAGGGAAGGCTCGGTACACAATTCTGACACGGACACCGCTATGGATGAAGAAATGACCCATGAAGAGTTGGAAGAAAATATTGATGAGGAACACAGGACGCTGGAGCAGATAAGGGAGACACTTCTCCTTGAACGGGAACGAGACAGGGATCTCGCCGAGAAGCATGCTCGATTGATGAGGCAAAACTCTATGTTGGCACTACAAAATCGGCAACTTAACGAGGAAGCGGCGGCAGACGCCATGGACTCGGAAGGAAACAGGATATCgtcaggagaagaagaaacatgaCAGAGGAGGTACGCCCGCGAGGACGATGGAGACCGACGAAGGAGACAACGAAGAGAAAAAAGTGAAGAAATAAATATGAGAAGGACGTTGGAGGAAACGAGATGGGAAGATCAAAGACGAAGGTATGAGGAAGAAAGAAGGAACGAAGACGAAATGACGCGAGAGGAGGAAAGGAAACACGATGTAAACCGGAGACACGAGGAAGCAATCATACGTGGGGAGGGAAGGCTTAGCCTGATGAGAGGCGACCATCACGAAGGAAATGGAGGAAACCGGAACCAAGAGGCCTTCAATGAGCTATGAGATATGAGGACGTTAATAAACAATTCGTGAAGAGGTGGCAGGGTACAGCTGGCAGAGGCGATAGAGGAGGCAGATAAATCTCCATTTACCTACGAGATAATGTATGCGGACATTCCTGAGAAGTGCGTGCTACCGACATTTTCAAGCATATTCAGTGGATCGAAAAGTGTTGTGCAACACTTGAAACAATATAATTTATCATTGATGCAGTGGGGACGAAACGAAGTATTTCCCGACGAGCTTGACCGGCGACGCGTTGGCATGGTTCGACAGACTACCAGAAAGGTCGATTTCGTCATTCAAAGACCTGCAGAGAATATTCCTAACGATGTACATAAGTAACAACCTACTGAGGAAAGGAATCGAGACCTTGTTTAACCTAAGGTGAAGATCAACGTAAAGTTTGCGAGGACTAGTGACGAGATGGAGGACTCTGTGTAGCAAACTCGCGGGACGAGTTGACGAGAAATTTTTTATCCTAGCCTTCGTGAACACCTTATTCCCGAACCACCTGTTATACACCCAAATATTCATAATCCGGAACTCCTTGACAATGAATGAATTAAGGGaataccaagaggaaaatatagcGTTGGAAGAGAAGCAGATGCAAGTCAGCGAAGTAACACCAATTCCAGcaaaagaaggaaattcaaggcTATTACCAAGGACAGTACATGTCATGGAGGATGATCCGAAATATGAGAAAGGGGAACCTTCAACCCCAGTTCCGGGGAAACTTGTAGTTGTGTCAAGCGGAGATCAGGAGTGGATCGATCAACAGAGGTATGAGGAGTCAAGACGAAGGAATTATGAGCCACGAAGCCATATCAAAGGATATCCACACAGAAGCAATCAAGGACCTTAGTTTGGAGAACGAAGACCAAATGTACCAGCCTTTGAAGATGTAAAGCTTCTCAAACTCAATACAATTGTGGTGAAGGTATCAGAAGCGATAGTACTGACAGAAGAGATTCCGCCCCCACCAAATCTGGGAAGAGGACCACCTTCGAGTACGAGGAGTCATGAATTCTGCAGGTATCATCGGTTTCACAGACATCATACGAATGTCGAAACATATGGAGGATTATACTTCGTCTAGTGGAACAGGGGAAGCTCGCTCATTTTTTGTAGGTGGTGTAAGGGGAAAAGAACTacctaaactagcctgcaagtatacagagttgttgtagataggtggagtaagaaagggtttgtccacagggacttggaggatttgctaaagttctctttggggagtttctaaggttatctgagttcaagggagggtactaaggcttttgattccactacttgaccctaggctaaggaaattgtgatgcaatgtatgtcttgttctttcatgaaagactacaatgaagaatagagtaactaacctagctaaatgacccctagaatcagctgtctttcaacagcacaactgatcacaagtatttagctcaactagttAACTGAGCTTAATGCAGtctctctaatggattaaattcttacacactgacctagctgcactcctagcatcagctgtcttctaacagcacagctgatcacaagtgaggTAACCCAAGTGGCAATTCAacaatcctaaggcagttaaatcaATCCAAGATaatacatatacatttactatcctagcatatgatcaagagcttcctctaagccctagcaaatgaattagaacatgaacatgcttgtaatcatgatgtcaacaggtataaacatgctccacattataaCATACAATTCACAGTCAATTTTTATGCATAACAAACATTCCacatgaactgaaaatgtaactgatatatgaagtaaaatggaaacttaaacatgtgttcactggctagcccagagatgtcaatttcacaacccatgaccccaatttatagtcagttacaattcccccaaaatacccaaatgtcagaaattagggtttttcaaaaaggtgaaattgacttacctaatacactgataacaactctaaatcttccccccatgcttctgttgatccaatcgcatctacccatgctctgatttcttctccaacttcacctattctaccaatttcaaacctagggtttctgtgaagaaaaagggttgaaatcgatagaatatgtgtctagagaggtagggtaatgatgggttatgattacaagtagccatgatggcttttggaagaGGCGTGGTGGTGGTTGCGGCATAGGCaggcggagttggtggcggacatggtttttGCAGAGAGAATGGGGAAGAagatggggtgagctcgattaggttttggctaggggttgtttggtttgtgggatataaacttaggtgtttgagtgttgagcgggatcatcgaagtttgatgtatCGCGCTATGGtctgtgggatgtgacgatggtaggtggatccaacggtgagatgggaggctgtgggtagcgaccgtcggatggaggaatgcaacgaaaaggacgacccaagatggagatgggcgttgcgatgtaaagcgggagcttcggagtttgatgtgcgatgatggagcgaccgtaggatgctgaaatgcttcgatctgacggttgaaatccgagacgggcttggatagtggaaatgggtttgagaaagggttttgggccttgggtatgccaatcccatatcttctttaaggacaattcttcttcttcaagcccattcctagcctcttggtcttatgcacaacgttcttcgcggcttccttgcgtaactcctcccggcttttcactacttttctgctctattccgctccgcaattcatccatactttatttattacctaaaaatataaaattaagtaagaaaaatatttattcttgaaaacaatgaaaatacagaatatgggataaaatgtagaattaatgcacaaaagatgagt
Above is a genomic segment from Papaver somniferum cultivar HN1 chromosome 10, ASM357369v1, whole genome shotgun sequence containing:
- the LOC113316412 gene encoding putative F-box protein At1g32420, translated to MGYFNRLPADIQLEIISRLPIESALDCKLICRSWRNLVSHHPSFSQLHLARVNQSADPGKLSFLVRDRNHQLYYFEFNETHVDCIRRFNLTPPFPDPYKFIGSFNGLVCLYDCHNHTACICNPLTREYVLLPSVNRDCDRHWIYRSSGFGYLPLTNEYKVVELYKLSAESDFIEVAVYTLGGGNGWKNVGRLDSKSFNIETSRCVFVNGALLWKTAIEGRVMAFDLAEEKFRKHITPPPLPQDYMYCTTGEVGGVLCYETRHYLSSSSNIWLLKEKNNNLDMKEQVEDEPLCWRKEFNLRESTPLAFTKSGGVLCYNWRSLDIYDPIASTLKKLVDFGTFLQIIPHKNTLISLKEFGEEDVNFLNSSEIEEKESRGDLTTMLLAK